A window of Glycine soja cultivar W05 chromosome 2, ASM419377v2, whole genome shotgun sequence genomic DNA:
AGTGTGTTGTTAACACTCATAGGAAGAAAAATGCTAATGTGGTGAAGAGGACCATGAAAAGAAAGGGGCAACGAATAAAGTAATAATAGAAGGCAAACTTGAAGGTCATTTCTTAATGAAATTCTAGAATTTTAGgcatagattttatttttgtgatttgaatTTCACTATCACTAAGTTGTAAGTTGGGAATTACCTATGCGAGTAGTTAGACATGCATGCAATGAACCAAGTTGAGTTGGATTTTACGCCCCCATTAAAAAGTGGATTTATGTGACAAAGGTTTCTAAATCATGAATTGTATTTAACACACACATCCATGCCAGAACGAAATTGAGAGAATGGGgtgcttttattcttttttgggAAGAAGGGATAAAGAGTAGAAAGAGACGAGAATAATTtaggggaaaaaaattaaaaagctgATGTCTAAccgtataagaaaaaaatggtggtgcaaataatgactttttttcttcttctttcagtTATCCGGGTTAAAGTGGCCGTGTTTGAGTCGACGGTGATATTGGGTGGAGGTGGGGCTTGCTTTGGAGATGTAGGGGTATTTATGTCCGTTTATATCTTTTAGGGGATGCAGGAAGCAAAAAATGAGGGGCAGGAAGTAAGAGCCTCATTGGTGAAATAAAGTCAAAGCCCAAGGCCCGAAATCTACTCTGTTTTcgctgagagagagagagagaatgagaaacCACCCTGCATTTCAATTTCTTCTCGGTAGCTCATCGAAAATGCAAGCGTTTCGACGAAGAATCTCAACAGCGACAATCTCCACGGCGAAGCAATTCAACGCTCTTCCATCCATTATTGCCGGTGAATTTCCGGCAACGAGACGGCGGTGGTCGAGCCGCAAGTCCCGGAGCGGCGAGGACGAGTGGAACGAGGCGTGGGAGACGGCGTGGCTTCCGGATGACCTGACGCCGAAGACGCAAGCGCCGTGGGAGAGCGACGTCAACTtcccttcctcctcctcctcctcctccgccgccgccgccaATGACGGAGACGGCGACGAGGAGACGAAGGCGTTCGTGGCGGAGATGAACGAGAATTGGAACGAGCGGCGGAAAGGATcgaaggagaaggagaagaaggaagagaaCGGCGCGCTTTACAGCGTGGAGAATATGAAGAAGGATTATCGGTTGAAGAAGCAGAGAATGCACGCTGGCTTGTGGATGAAGGAGATTGAGAAGCTTGAGGAAGCGAAATTGGGCGATTCTGATGTTGCTGGTGATGATGACATTCAGAGATTGCTTGATAGTTGCTCCGAGTATAATTCTCTTTCTTAAATTGGACTTTGAgtttttgattattaatttataattactgATTTAAGTTCCATATATCATGATGCATTGAGATTATGCTAGTAACTTTTAAGGCACCTTTTATAatctaaaaccctaaaacataaCTCATAAACCttaaacatgtttttcttttataatttaaaaccaGAGTTTCTCGTGTTGAGTGTACAATTTGAGACTATTTTTAGACCTTGAAATGAAATTTCTTGTGTGATGTGCGAAGAACCGGATAGGTCCGGTGTTGTGTTTGTTCTTTAGGTGAAGACTGGTGAATTTGTgatttgattaatcattaatgaaGAGTGTTAACTGCATACCCTAAAAAACACTaacattggttaaaatttattttaaaatattacaaaattattataagtAGGGTTCGTTAAATAGTGAGATCTACACAATTTTGTGATTTCCAACAAATTTCAGCCAGTAGTAAAGTGTGGTAGAGAATGTTTTGCTAGTTGTGGTCTTGGGCAATGCATAGACACAGTCAAGCTCCCCTGTGTTGAAATTCAACTTATAAGAAATGGAGTAGCGGGGATTGAACTTCTGACCAGTTGGTTGTAGAAATATCTAACATATGCCATGTCAATGACTCAATTACCAACTCTCTTTGTAGCTTAAGCTTCTTGGTGAAAGATCAGGATTGGTTTTATACCTCTAatatgttccttttttttttcaccaacAATATTGCATTGCTTTTGAGAGATGAGGAAAAAAGGCAGCGAAAGATAATCTATGAAGAAACTAAGAAAGTACTGTTGTTTATTTGGGGGGAATAATAGAtatgttttctttctcttccgAATTCTCTTATGTAGATAGGTCTAGGTATTAGTTGGtgactatttattttatttttctttacaaattttgatgatatgctcttattttattttacacacACAAGATGTAGGGCCATGCTTTGTTGTATACACTATGGATTTTTCAGGTCTCTTATTTGTGTTATATGTGCTCATTAATGTCTCACAGCATCATAGTTGTAGCACAcattcatctttatttttatcaaatttcacACATTGGATcaatttatgaattttgtaCTTAAATCCCCTAACGACTGCAGCATTTTTGACCCTGGCAATAATGATCTCAACAATGTGCAAGTTCAAACTTCTGAGTTCAAAAACATGCCTGATGGATGGGAAACAATATCAAAAAATCAAGAAGGAAATGTGTGGGAGATGTCACAGAGAGAAGAAGATATACTTCTCCAGGAATTTGAACGACGTATTGCCTATAGCAAATTTCAGGTGtgtataaaataatagtttgacATGTTGCTTTTCTAATCCCAATATTAAAGCAATGCTGTTGTTTTTTTGGAATCATGGTATGTTGTCATCAGATATCTTGGTGTTTCTTcctaaattttgtttcttttatcattCATAACTTTC
This region includes:
- the LOC114386346 gene encoding uncharacterized protein LOC114386346 isoform X1; amino-acid sequence: MRNHPAFQFLLGSSSKMQAFRRRISTATISTAKQFNALPSIIAGEFPATRRRWSSRKSRSGEDEWNEAWETAWLPDDLTPKTQAPWESDVNFPSSSSSSSAAAANDGDGDEETKAFVAEMNENWNERRKGSKEKEKKEENGALYSVENMKKDYRLKKQRMHAGLWMKEIEKLEEAKLGDSDVAGDDDIQRLLDSCSDIFDPGNNDLNNVQVQTSEFKNMPDGWETISKNQEGNVWEMSQREEDILLQEFERRIAYSKFQIASFIKTHIFSRRRPIDGWKYMIELVGPNAKRGKGSVSRVPSLSDPSTQPFKEEKNSVDKTYVPRERR
- the LOC114386346 gene encoding uncharacterized protein LOC114386346 isoform X2; protein product: MRNHPAFQFLLGSSSKMQAFRRRISTATISTAKQFNALPSIIAGEFPATRRRWSSRKSRSGEDEWNEAWETAWLPDDLTPKTQAPWESDVNFPSSSSSSSAAAANDGDGDEETKAFVAEMNENWNERRKGSKEKEKKEENGALYSVENMKKDYRLKKQRMHAGLWMKEIEKLEEAKLGDSDVAGDDDIQRLLDSCSDIFDPGNNDLNNVQVQTSEFKNMPDGWETISKNQEGNVWEMSQREEDILLQEFERRIAYSKFQLVCRLLVLSRLIYLAGGGQLMGGNI